GTATATAACAATAATGCTTGAGCTAGTTAATCCTAAAGTCACAAACCGGATTCATATGAGCTGGAACTGCGAAACCACTTTCCGTCGTAGTAGCTCTCACAACGACCCCAGTGTTGACACCTCTAAAAATGAGCTCGAGCATTTTACAACCCACTTATTGCACAAAGCAGCTAGGATCAGGAGTTTTTGCCCTTCTCCAGAAACCTAGATATTGCATGAAGTTCAAGAACAACGCAGTTCtctctaaaatttttctctatttatttcatgTACCATAAAGTATACCATTCAACGCAGAAGATAGATGATAGCAGCGTGCTTCGTCGACCACGACGAACTCAATTCAAGATGTGCCAAAAAATTCTAAGAGGCTAACGTGACAGGTCCCAGTTCCAAATCTCGCACCAAATaggttaaaagaaaatttacaacAGAATCTGCATAGCACCTGCTTCGAATTCTCTAACCAAACGTTTTCTCTACTCAGCATTCTATTCACATACATCCCTTGTATGGAATTGGGTGCACAGCTCTGTATTATATCTAGTAAATTCTGCAGCCTTTACAGTATTTTGGGCATAACAGCCTGTGGAGCAACAGAAAGAGAACAATTCTGAACATTGAATGCTAACTCGACTTTAACCGCAAAAACTGAGGAATCCCCATTCTGGTTGATATCTCTACGACCACATATCAatgctgagaagaaaaaaactgttgtttaAGTTACAGTTTTTCTCTGTGTTACATAGGTTACAACTGCTGACTGGTTAAAATATTTCCACCCTTTGTGTGCTCCACGAACATGTGTTACATGGATACGAAGAAGCTGAATATAGTAAAGGTGGTTATAAATAGTGCAGTAACTCACTGGATTTTTGGCAGCTTTTCTGCATCCTCTCTAGGAACCCGTTGAACAATGATGGAAGAATTACGAGGAATCAACTCCTCTGCTGTATAGCTGCGTTTTGTATGAGCATTCTAAAAAGCTGACTTGAAAGGAAAGGAACGGCACGTACATGCGCTAAATGTTTCAGGAAGTTTTGAAGATGGTAGATACGATCTACATGTTACCTGCAGCAGAAGATCGAATGCCTCCGCCTTGATCCCTTCCTTTGAACAAATCTCCTTTTTTAGATCGGCGCCAGTGATATGTAGACCATCAAACTGTAGCGTCTTATATTCCAACGTCGCTCGAAACTTGTAGTGAATCGATGACATTACCCTAACATGACAATTCATCCGTAGAATGGTCGACAACAACATAAATGGCATCATCGAAAATGAAAGATCACACTGAATTTAGAAGAAGTACTAATAAGTGGTttgcaaaaacagaaaacagctTCGAACAATTTCGAATACAAAGCGTTTCTTTCGCATTTTTTACGAAAAACCTAGTGCAACTTTAGTTAGAAGCAAAGCATAGCAGGCCAAAACCATATATGTCATAATCATGTCATGTCATATTAAGAATGTGTGAAGTATCCCAGTTCATGCAACTTTATcacagagaagaaagaagagttcAAGCATCATGCATCCAACACAAAGATCATCGTAATTCTTTAAACAGGAAATGACTTTGTGAACGGACGATAAGCTGACATAAACGGCAATGATCTTCATGTAGACGGAACGCGTGATTAATGCAGAACGAACCGAGAGAAGAGCAACCCGTGACTGCGCGAAATCATTGATCGACACAAACACGAGCTAATGCGTCGCGTGTCGCACGTAACCGCACGGACTTCGAATGGGTTACGTCCATCGTCGGTGTCCCACGCACCTCTAGTTTCAAATCACATTAACGGCAGATCTCGTTGAGTAACACCAATATGCACCGATATTAAGCGAGGGACTTCGTTATCCGTTGGCTCCTCTCTGATCAGGGCCAAACGTATTTTGGGATTTTCTCAGCAGGTCAACGAAAGAATGGATGAGGTGGGGGTAGGGAAAGAAGGCGAGATAAGGGAAGTGTTATTGAATGTTATTGGATTCAAGTGTTAACTTTGGAAACAATACAGTACtgagttgttcttttttctggtgcAGTTCTAAGTTTCCTCGTTACCGCAAACATTTACTCCATCGGCGTATCGAGGCGGCGAggccttcacttcaattagaCCTGAGGGTCGTTTCTGGGGGGCTCTTGCCTCACGCTTGGCTTTGTCTGTGATGGATCCTTTCTAATAGCAGATCGGTTCAAGATGTAGTTTCCAGGCTTCCTAGAAATCTAGATGAAGGACTTACCAGGAATTTTGGCATGACCAGTTCCCCgaaatatagtagggtcaaaacaacatcaaatcACGACAtcaagcacagtgcagttgcacaGGGagctgcggtcgaagcggtgcggtggaaacaacggttgaaatcgaggtgggaccatcgcgagctgCAGCAGAGGTAGGTGCTAGCAGGGGTCCTAATTCGATTCTGAAAcctacgctccaccacaccgctttGAGCCCAACTGCGCCGcacttcatgtccttttggcTTTACTacagcaactctttacatgtGCTTAAGTGACGGGCTCGCTTTCATTTCACTACTCGTAAAGGTGTAAAGggtttttcgtcgtttttcgTGGAAAACGATCGGTCTTAAGCTCATAATCACTCCGATTTCTAGTTCGCCGTTCCCGCAATTGAAAAGACTATTGTAATCCAAAAGACCAAATCAGCACTGCGGAAAAAAAGCCAGAGATTCTTAAGAATCTTATTTTTGAGGATAGTCCAGTTAAAAATTCATCGGTGCTGTGTTTCTGCTGATATTTCTGGATTGCTATTGTAACTCACAGGCTCAGCCAGtgctggaaaaaaactaacgtCGGGACTCTCCCTATAAGGTACCTTTAACTCACAAGAATTTTGGCATAATCCGTAGGAGAAATTTTAGTTTGTTCAGCTCTGCTTACCTgcattttcctcaaattcaGGGTTTACTGAAGATTCTGTAAAAGTGAGATGTGGGAACCTGCAACATTTCGAAGAAGTTTCTACGAAAAAGGTGAACTCATACCGAGTATAGTAAATGATGATTAGGATGTGTTGTTTGAAATAGTTCAAATAGGCTATTTCCCAGAAGTtccctgttttcttttcccaaaGGCATTTTCCTATCTCCTAATGGAATTTTGCACATATGTTGGAAACGGACCATGAGGCTTGTATCCTGTTAAAGTTCGCATGGGATTTGTAGTGGTAAAATGAGCGTAGGTTTTCGCCCGCAATTGAAAAGACTATTGTAATCCAAAAGACCAAATCAGCACTGCGGAAAAAAAGCCAGAGATTTTTAAGAATCCTATTTTTGAGGATAGTCCAGTTAGAAATTCATCGGTTCTGTGTTCCGTTGACGGGTGTGCATGTTAGACGGACTTGGAGACACGCCACTGATACGTCAGCTGCAGTGATATGCGACGACAAGCCTTGTTTCACACGTGAGTAGTCATAGATAGGTgtagttacaaaaaaaaaaaacgctcagaaaCCATTTACATACCTCTTATTGCACAAAATCAGGGCGTCTCAGCTGAAGTGCTGTTGGTTGTGCACTTATATGTCTTTTAATTTTGTGATTAGCAGGAATTATGTCACAGAGCAGCTACAAACTGGAACAGAACACTCAGGGCAAATTTTAGAGCTTCCGTACGTCGGGCTTTTCAgcatttcttttagttttcacGTGAGTGATCTCTGCTAAAAGTAGGGACACGGTCTATCAAGGCTATCTGATTTGCAGTGCGATATAACATAAGCTCACAGATCTCTCTCATTAGAGGTATCACAGCCGATTAGCCGCCATGTTACATGGCAGGTGGCCGATAGGGGACTAATCGGTGGCCAAGAGCGACCTAGTGATTACCCTGTTACCCAGGCGAATACCGGAacttcctgtttctgctgCGCCAGGATAGACTCATGACACTTTTGTTTCTCGCACTTCGATCCGGCCAAAAGCCAACCAACTGACTGGGAGATCGAAGGAAGCCGGTTTAGAGTCGCCCCCGACACATAACCCCCACCTTTCCACTCTGGGAGAACACAGCGATCTCGTAAAACAGAAGAAGAGGCCGGCCACCTTACCACGGGTTTGAAAATTATATGCAGTGCAAGACACAGTGGtaagaaagagtctcctgatccCGGAAGAACCCCTGGTACGGTAGGACCAGAAAGTTGCAAGCCTCGTCTACGCTGGCGCAACGGAAAACGGCTAGGGTCACGATGTATATTAACAAGACTCGTaggcttgcatcggaagccgccattgaagatctgattaTGTAAGCTATGAAGATCAAGTGCGACATtttcggactgaccgagacgagacgacgccacATACTCAATACCGTTTATGAAAGTGGAGAATAACTGTACCCTGAAACATCCGACAGTAGAGGACTTGGTATCCACTAAGTATGGCAAAAACATAGATCCTTTCAAAAGCTTTCTATAAGGACTTGGAAAAGTGCTACAGAGAACGCCGTACCTTCTAGAGGTCgttgttggtgatttcaacgtcACAATTGGCCACAGAAGAACGCTAGAGGAACTTCGCAACGGGACCTATGGCATACAGTGGAACGAGCAGGAGGAGAGTTGATCATAACGACTAAGATCACCCATAGGAGCTGgcaattccagaagtcctTCCTTCTACGGGGTCTCCCGGTGGAGGTCACCGTAATGAATTTAACCACATCATAGCCGGTAAAAGGCTCTCCCTTATGTATGTCGGTGTTGTGCCAAAGCAGTATATAGGATCGCACCATCGCCTCCTTATAGTTTTCCTTCATACGTAAAGGAGAGAAAGTTCACACTCCATATATAAAGATATTTCGTGACTTATACAGCAAATTCACCACCGAAATTCTCCCATTCTACAATATTGTCACAACCTACGTGAAGAGAAGGGTCCaacagggtgacacaatctcaTCTAAAATATTCAGCGTCACTCTCGAGAACacgatgcgaggattggaatgggacaACATGGTAGTGAAAGTTGGTGCCACGCAGTTACAATGTCTTTGATTCGCTGATGAAATCGTTGTGAGACAATATCAAACATCAATCAGGCGTAACGAATGCTGGTAAAATTagatgaaaaatgtaaaaagatCGGTTTTGAGCGAATCTGGGGAGTACGGTGATCAAGGGGAACGGATGGGCatctgatgccccattcacgctcaacggaacgaatatTTCTAAATGCTCAAACAGTGAATATCTAGGTCGAGAAATTAACGTGACGAACCACCCGCCTCCGAGCTCGGAAGGAGGAAACAGTATTAATTTTACTTGATTAGGAAgctgagaagacctcattgaGTTCCCACCGCTCGCTCATGGATGGTGTGCGTGCACGAGGGTGCGCGTTTCCACGTATGTCGTAGGAAGGAGCGCCGTTTCCCGCAGCGTTTTCCAGGACGATCAGcaggaatggggtgggacaaCGCTCATACTCATAATCTAAACCCTGAACTGTTTATTTACTcacagagatcccaacatcgccaCTTTCGTGATACTCAGCCTTTAACCTTTAACAGACGCAACAAAAGATGAAGTATAAAGTGTGGGTTAAAGTGGCTAATCAATCCTCTTGGAATTCCCCAACtagtttacttcaattcagaatcgtttggggtttatgaacgcgtgtctaCTGTATACAATAATTTGCGGAGGGTATCCaatgtgtcaagccagtgtttttatcctcgcggACGAGTCTGACACCTgtccaacaatctccaagtcctctcttcttgaaacctcggcatttgatagtgtaattatgttttcttgttacgccagcgaggtttaggtgaaacttttttattggcctgacgtttcgaca
The Necator americanus strain Aroian chromosome I, whole genome shotgun sequence genome window above contains:
- a CDS encoding hypothetical protein (NECATOR_CHRI.G2614.T1), coding for MTSSPKYSRVKTTSNHDIKHSAVAQGAAVEAVRWKQRLKSRWDHRELQQRIVQLKIHRCCVSADISGLLL